From the genome of Deltaproteobacteria bacterium CG11_big_fil_rev_8_21_14_0_20_42_23, one region includes:
- a CDS encoding GTP cyclohydrolase I FolE2 yields MKDVQNQADQRNIAIDKVGVKDISYPITLLDQAQKEQKTIARVNMYVDLPHHFKGTHMSRFVEILNAHHNNIHVDHMTNITHEMRECFDAKSAHIKMSFPYFLSKKAPVSGLSGMMEYQCFFEAVSNHDGDEVMMGVDVPVMTLCPCSKEISAFGAHNQRGIISIQVKTSAMIWLEELITIAEQAGSSPLYSVLKRPDEKFVTEASYNNPKFVEDVVRDVAVALNARSEISWYQVAAENFESIHNHSAYAFIEKK; encoded by the coding sequence ATGAAAGACGTTCAAAACCAAGCAGATCAACGCAATATCGCCATCGACAAAGTTGGCGTGAAAGATATTTCGTATCCCATCACCCTGCTTGACCAAGCACAAAAAGAGCAAAAAACCATTGCGCGCGTGAACATGTATGTTGATTTGCCGCATCACTTTAAAGGCACGCACATGAGTCGATTTGTGGAAATTTTGAATGCGCATCACAACAACATTCATGTTGATCACATGACAAATATTACGCACGAAATGCGAGAATGCTTCGATGCAAAAAGCGCACATATCAAAATGAGCTTTCCTTATTTTTTAAGCAAAAAAGCGCCAGTGTCTGGTTTGTCTGGCATGATGGAGTACCAATGTTTTTTTGAAGCTGTAAGCAATCATGATGGCGACGAAGTGATGATGGGCGTTGATGTTCCCGTGATGACACTGTGTCCTTGCTCAAAAGAAATTAGTGCTTTTGGTGCACATAATCAGCGCGGCATTATTTCAATCCAAGTAAAAACAAGTGCGATGATCTGGCTTGAGGAACTTATTACCATTGCTGAACAAGCGGGCAGCTCACCTCTTTACTCGGTGCTAAAACGCCCAGACGAAAAATTTGTCACCGAAGCCTCATACAATAATCCTAAATTTGTGGAAGACGTTGTGCGTGATGTTGCCGTTGCCCTCAACGCACGAAGTGAAATTTCCTGGTATCAAGTGGCCGCCGAAAACTTCGAAAGCATCCACAATCACAGTGCGTATGCGTTTATTGAGAAGAAGTAA